A window of the Equus przewalskii isolate Varuska chromosome 10, EquPr2, whole genome shotgun sequence genome harbors these coding sequences:
- the TMEM94 gene encoding transmembrane protein 94 isoform X4 — translation MDLKEKHAGEPPLALGLSTRKALSILKEQLEAVLEGHLKERKKCLTWKELWRSSFLHHSNRCSCFHWPGASLMLLAVLLLLGCYGSQPAGSHRVELVNASALFLLLLLNLVLIGRQDRLKRREVERRLRGIIDQIQDALRDGKEIKWPDAMYPDLHMPFAPSWSLHWAYRDGHLVNLPVSLLVEGDIIALRPGQESFASLRGIKDDEHIVLEPGDLFPPFSPPPSPRGEVKKGPQNPQQHRLFRVLETPVIDNIRWCLDMALSRPVTALDNERFSVQSVMLHYAVPVVLASFLITNALRFMLDAPGVTSWQYTLLQLQVNGVLPILPLLFPVLWVLATACGEARVLAQMSKASPSSLLAKFSEDTLSSYTEAVSSQEMLRCIWGHFLRVIQGTSPTLSHSSSLLHSLGSVTVLCCVDKQGILSWPNPSPETVLFFSGKVEPPHSSHEDLTDDLSTRSFCHPEPHERDALLAGSLNTTLHLSNEQERGDWPGDGPKPPESYSHHKAHGRSKHLSGSNVSFSRDTEGGGEEEPSKTQPGLEGEPYEAEDFVCDYHLEMLSLSQDQQNPSCIQFDDSNWQLHLTSLKPLGLNVLLNLCNASVTERLCRFSDHLCNIALQESHSAVLPVHVPWGLCELARLIGFTPGAKELFKQENHLALYRLPSAEMVKETSLGRLSCVTKRRPPLSHMISLFIKDTTTSTEQMLSHGTADVVLEACTDFWDGADIYPLSGSDRKKVLDFYQRACLSGYCSAFAYKPMSCALSSQLNGKCIELVQAPGQSSIFTMCELPSTVPIKLSTRRNSWSSDEGIGEVLEKEDCMQALSGQIFMGMVSSQYQARLDIVRLIDGLVNACIRFVYFSLEDELKSKVFAEKMGLETGWNCHISLTPNGDMPGSEIPPSSPSHAGSLHDDLNQVSRDDAEGLLLMEEEGHSDLISFQPTDSDLPSFLEDCNRAKLPRGIHQVRPHLQNIDNVPLLVPLFTDCTPETMCEMIKIMQEYGEVTCCLGSSANLRNSCLFLQSDISIALDPLYPSRCSWETFGYATSTSMAQASDGLSPLHLSGQLNSLPCSLTFRQEETISIIRLIEQARHATYGIRKCFLFLLQCQLTLVVIQFLSCLVQLPPLLSTTDILWLSCFCYPLLSISLLGKPPHSSIMSMATGKNLQSIPKKTQHYFLLCFLLKFSLTISSCLICFGFTLQSFCDSSRARNLTNCSSIMLPSRADTAPAWFDDFANGLLTAQKLAAALTVLHTVFISITHVHRTKPLWRKSPLTNLWWAVTVPVVLLGQVVQTAVDLQLWTHRDSRIHFGLEDVPLLTWLLGCLSLVLVVVTNEIVKLHEIRVRVRYQKRQKLQFETKLGMNSPF, via the exons GAGCTGTGGAGGAGCAGCTTCCTGCACCACAGTAACCGCTGCTCCTGTTTCCACTGGCCGGGCGCCTCGCTCATGCTGCTggctgtgctgctgctgctgggctgcTATGGGAGCCAGCCAGCTGGCAG CCACAGGGTGGAGCTGGTGAATGCCTCAGCGCTGTTCCTCTTGCTGCTTCTCAACCTTGTTCTCATTGGGCGGCAAGATCGGCTGAAGCGTCGGGAAGTAGAGCGGAGGCTCCGAGGGATCATTGACCAAATCCAAG ATGCCCTCAGGGATGGCAAGGAGATCAAGTGGCCAGATGCCATGTACCCCGACCTCCACATGCCCTTTGCACCATCCTGGTCCCTGCACTGGGCCTACAGAGATGGACATCTGGTCAACCTGCCAGTTAGCCTGTTGGTAGAAGGAGACATCATAGCTCTGAGGCCCGGCCAGGAATCATTCGCCTCTCTGAGGGGGATCAAG GATGATGAGCACATCGTCTTGGAGCCGGGAGACCTgtttccccctttctctccacCCCCCTCTCCCCGAGGAGAAGTGAAGAAAGGGCCACAGAACCCCCAGCAGCACCGGCTCTTCCGCGTCCTTGAGACCCCTGTGATTGACAACATCAG ATGGTGCCTGGACATGGCCCTGTCCCGCCCAGTCACTGCTCTGGACAATGAGAGGTTCTCCGTGCAGTCAGTGATGCTGCACTATGCCGTGCCTGTGGTCCTG GCCAGCTTCCTCATCACCAATGCCCTGCGCTTCATGTTGGACGCCCCTGGTGTCACGTCCTGGCAGTACACCCTCCTCCAGCTACAG GTGAATGGCGTCCTGCCCATCCTCCCCCTGCTCTTTCCAGTCCTCTGGGTTCTGGCAACCGCCTGTGGAGAAGCCCGTGTCCTGGCCCAGATGAGCAAGGCCTCCCCCAGTTCCCTG CTGGCCAAGTTCTCAGAGGATACTCTCAGCAGCTATACAGAAGCTGTCTCCTCTCAG GAAATGCTACGCTGCATTTGGGGCCACTTCCTGAGGGTGATCCAGGGGACGTCGCCCACGCTGAGCCACAGCTCCAGCCTGCTGCACAGCTTGGGCTCTGTCACG GTCCTGTGCTGTGTGGACAAACAGGGGATCCTGTCTTGGCCAAACCCCAGCCCAGAGACAGTGCTGTTCTTCAGCGGGAAGGTGGAGCCCCCACACAGCAGCCATGAGGACCTAACGGATGACCTCTCCACCCGCTCCTTCTGCCACCCCGAG CCCCATGAACGAGATGCCCTCCTGGCTGGCTCCCTGAACACTACCCTGCACCTTTCCAATGAGCAGGAGCGTGGCGACTGGCCTGGCGATGGTCCCAAGCCCCCTGAATCCTATTCCCACCACAAAGCACACGGCCGCAGCAAGCACCTGTCCGGCTCCAATGTGAGCTTCAGCAGGGACACAGAGGGTGGTGGTGAAGAAGAGCCCAGCaag ACCCAGCCTGGGCTGGAGGGCGAGCCCTACGAAGCAGAGGACTTTGTGTGCGACTACCACTTGGAGATGCTTAGCCTGTCTCAGGACCAGCAGAACCCCTCCTGCATTCAGTTCGATGACTCCAACTGGCAGCTCCACCTTACCTCCCTCAAGCCCCTAGGCCTCAACGTGCTGCTGAACTTGTGCAACGCCAGTGTCACGGAGCGGCTGTGCCGGTTCTCGGACCACCTGTGCAACATTGCCCTGCAGGAGAGCCACAGCGCCGTGCTGCCCGTGCACGTGCCCTGGGGCCTCTGCGAGCTCGCCCGCCTCATTG GCTTCACTCCTGGGGCCAAGGAGCTCTTCAAGCAGGAGAACCACTTGGCACTCTACCGCCTCCCCAGTGCTGAGATGGTGAAGGAGACCTCACTGGGGAGGCTCTCCTGTGTCACCAAGCGGCGCCCCCCCCTCAGCCACATGATCAGCCTCTTCATCAAGGACACCACCACCA GCACAGAACAGATGCTGTCCCACGGCACAGCTGACGTGGTCTTGGAGGCCTGCACAGACTTCTGGGATGGAGCTGACATCTACCCTCTTTCGGGTTCTGACAG GAAGAAAGTGCTGGATTTCTACCAGCGAGCCTGCCTGTCTGGTTACTGCTCTGCCTTCGCCTACAAGCCCATGAGCTGCGCCCTCTCCTCTCAGCTCAATGGCAAGTGCATCGAGCTGGTGCAGGCGCCTGGCCAGAGCAGCATCTTCACCATGTGCGAGCTTCCCAGCACCGTCCCCATCAAGCTGAGCACCCGCCGCAACAGCTGGAGCTCTGATG AAGGGATCGGGGAGGTGCTGGAGAAGGAAGACTGCATGCAGGCCCTGAGCGGCCAGATCTTCATGGGCATGGTGTCCTCCCAGTACCAGGCCCGGCTGGACATCGTGCGCCTCATTGACGGGCTGGTCAATGCCTGCATCCGCTTCGTCTACTTCTCTTTGGAGGATGAGCTCAAAAGCAAG GTGTTTGCAGAAAAGATGGGCCTGGAGACGGGCTGGAACTGCCACATCTCCCTCACACCGAATGGTGACATGCCTGGCTCTGAGATCCCCCCATCCAGCCCCAGCCATGCTGGCTCCCTGCATGATGACCTGAATCAGG TTTCCCGAGATGATGCAGAAGGGCTCCTCCTGATGGAAGAGGAAGGTCACTCAGACCTCATTAGCTTCCAGCCTACGGACAGCGACCTCCCCAGCTTCCTGGAGGACTGCAACCGG GCCAAGCTGCCCCGGGGCATCCACCAGGTGCGGCCCCACCTGCAGAACATTGACAATGTGCCCTTGCTTGTGCCTCTCTTCACAGACTGTACCCCCGAGA CCATGTGCGAGATGATCAAGATCATGCAGGAGTACGGGGAGGTGACCTGCTGCCTGGGTAGCTCTGCCAACCTGCGGAACAGCTGCCTTTTCCTCCAGAGTGACATCAG CATTGCCCTGGACCCCCTGTATCCGTCCCGCTGCTCCTGGGAGACCTTTGGCTACGCCACAAGCACCAGCATGGCCCAGGCCTCGGACGGCCTTTCTCCCCTGCACCTCTCGGGACAGCTCAAcagcctgccctgctctctgaCCTTTCGCCAAGAGGAGACCATCAGCATCATCCGGCTCATCGAGCAG GCTCGGCACGCCACCTACGGCATTCGCAAGtgcttcctcttcctgctgcaATGCCAGTTGACTCTTGTGGTCATCCAG TTCCTCTCTTGCCTAGTCCAGCTGCCACCACTCCTGAGTACCACTGACATCCTGTGGCTGTCCTGCTTTTGCTACCCTCTGCTCAG CATCTCTCTGCTGGGGAAGCCCCCGCATAGCTCCATCATGTCTATGGCAACAGGGAAAAATCTTCAGTCCATTCCTAAGAAG ACCCAGCATTACTTCCTGCTCTGCTTCTTGCTCAAGTTCAGCCTCACCATCAGCTCGTGCCTTATCTGCTTTGGCTTCACACTGCAGAGCTTCTGTGACAGCTCCCGGGCCCGCAACCTTACCAACTGCTCCTCCATCATGCTGCCCAG CCGTGCCGACACAGCTCCAGCCTGGTTTGATGACTTTGCCAATGGGCTGCTGACAGCTCAGAAACTCGCCGCTGCCCTGACTGTCCTGCACACCG TCTTCATTTCTATCACCCATGTGCATCGCACCAAGCCCCTGTGGAGAAAGAGCCCCTTGACGAATCTCTGGTGGGCTGTGACAGTGCCCGTGGT GCTGCTGGGGCAGGTGGTCCAGACGGCGGTGGACCTGCAGCTATGGACGCACAGGGATAGCCGCATCCACTTTGGCCTGGAGGATGTACCTCTGCTGACTTGGCTCTTAGGCTGCCTCTCCCTGGTCCTTGTGGTGGTCACCAATGAGATCGTAAAACTGCATGAAATTCG AGTCCGGGTCCGCTACCAGAAGCGACAGAAGCTGCAGTTTGAAACCAAGCTGGGCATGAATTCTCCTTTCTGA
- the TMEM94 gene encoding transmembrane protein 94 isoform X8 — protein MDLKEKHAGEPPLALGLSTRKALSILKEQLEAVLEGHLKERKKCLTWKELWRSSFLHHSNRCSCFHWPGASLMLLAVLLLLGCYGSQPAGSHRVELVNASALFLLLLLNLVLIGRQDRLKRREVERRLRGIIDQIQDALRDGKEIKWPDAMYPDLHMPFAPSWSLHWAYRDGHLVNLPVSLLVEGDIIALRPGQESFASLRGIKDDEHIVLEPGDLFPPFSPPPSPRGEVKKGPQNPQQHRLFRVLETPVIDNIRWCLDMALSRPVTALDNERFSVQSVMLHYAVPVVLASFLITNALRFMLDAPGVTSWQYTLLQLQVNGVLPILPLLFPVLWVLATACGEARVLAQMSKASPSSLLAKFSEDTLSSYTEAVSSQEMLRCIWGHFLRVIQGTSPTLSHSSSLLHSLGSVTVLCCVDKQGILSWPNPSPETVLFFSGKVEPPHSSHEDLTDDLSTRSFCHPEERGDWPGDGPKPPESYSHHKAHGRSKHLSGSNVSFSRDTEGGGEEEPSKTQPGLEGEPYEAEDFVCDYHLEMLSLSQDQQNPSCIQFDDSNWQLHLTSLKPLGLNVLLNLCNASVTERLCRFSDHLCNIALQESHSAVLPVHVPWGLCELARLIGFTPGAKELFKQENHLALYRLPSAEMVKETSLGRLSCVTKRRPPLSHMISLFIKDTTTSTEQMLSHGTADVVLEACTDFWDGADIYPLSGSDRKKVLDFYQRACLSGYCSAFAYKPMSCALSSQLNGKCIELVQAPGQSSIFTMCELPSTVPIKLSTRRNSWSSDEGIGEVLEKEDCMQALSGQIFMGMVSSQYQARLDIVRLIDGLVNACIRFVYFSLEDELKSKVFAEKMGLETGWNCHISLTPNGDMPGSEIPPSSPSHAGSLHDDLNQVSRDDAEGLLLMEEEGHSDLISFQPTDSDLPSFLEDCNRAKLPRGIHQVRPHLQNIDNVPLLVPLFTDCTPETMCEMIKIMQEYGEVTCCLGSSANLRNSCLFLQSDISIALDPLYPSRCSWETFGYATSTSMAQASDGLSPLHLSGQLNSLPCSLTFRQEETISIIRLIEQARHATYGIRKCFLFLLQCQLTLVVIQFLSCLVQLPPLLSTTDILWLSCFCYPLLSISLLGKPPHSSIMSMATGKNLQSIPKKTQHYFLLCFLLKFSLTISSCLICFGFTLQSFCDSSRARNLTNCSSIMLPSRADTAPAWFDDFANGLLTAQKLAAALTVLHTVFISITHVHRTKPLWRKSPLTNLWWAVTVPVVLLGQVVQTAVDLQLWTHRDSRIHFGLEDVPLLTWLLGCLSLVLVVVTNEIVKLHEIRVRVRYQKRQKLQFETKLGMNSPF, from the exons GAGCTGTGGAGGAGCAGCTTCCTGCACCACAGTAACCGCTGCTCCTGTTTCCACTGGCCGGGCGCCTCGCTCATGCTGCTggctgtgctgctgctgctgggctgcTATGGGAGCCAGCCAGCTGGCAG CCACAGGGTGGAGCTGGTGAATGCCTCAGCGCTGTTCCTCTTGCTGCTTCTCAACCTTGTTCTCATTGGGCGGCAAGATCGGCTGAAGCGTCGGGAAGTAGAGCGGAGGCTCCGAGGGATCATTGACCAAATCCAAG ATGCCCTCAGGGATGGCAAGGAGATCAAGTGGCCAGATGCCATGTACCCCGACCTCCACATGCCCTTTGCACCATCCTGGTCCCTGCACTGGGCCTACAGAGATGGACATCTGGTCAACCTGCCAGTTAGCCTGTTGGTAGAAGGAGACATCATAGCTCTGAGGCCCGGCCAGGAATCATTCGCCTCTCTGAGGGGGATCAAG GATGATGAGCACATCGTCTTGGAGCCGGGAGACCTgtttccccctttctctccacCCCCCTCTCCCCGAGGAGAAGTGAAGAAAGGGCCACAGAACCCCCAGCAGCACCGGCTCTTCCGCGTCCTTGAGACCCCTGTGATTGACAACATCAG ATGGTGCCTGGACATGGCCCTGTCCCGCCCAGTCACTGCTCTGGACAATGAGAGGTTCTCCGTGCAGTCAGTGATGCTGCACTATGCCGTGCCTGTGGTCCTG GCCAGCTTCCTCATCACCAATGCCCTGCGCTTCATGTTGGACGCCCCTGGTGTCACGTCCTGGCAGTACACCCTCCTCCAGCTACAG GTGAATGGCGTCCTGCCCATCCTCCCCCTGCTCTTTCCAGTCCTCTGGGTTCTGGCAACCGCCTGTGGAGAAGCCCGTGTCCTGGCCCAGATGAGCAAGGCCTCCCCCAGTTCCCTG CTGGCCAAGTTCTCAGAGGATACTCTCAGCAGCTATACAGAAGCTGTCTCCTCTCAG GAAATGCTACGCTGCATTTGGGGCCACTTCCTGAGGGTGATCCAGGGGACGTCGCCCACGCTGAGCCACAGCTCCAGCCTGCTGCACAGCTTGGGCTCTGTCACG GTCCTGTGCTGTGTGGACAAACAGGGGATCCTGTCTTGGCCAAACCCCAGCCCAGAGACAGTGCTGTTCTTCAGCGGGAAGGTGGAGCCCCCACACAGCAGCCATGAGGACCTAACGGATGACCTCTCCACCCGCTCCTTCTGCCACCCCGAG GAGCGTGGCGACTGGCCTGGCGATGGTCCCAAGCCCCCTGAATCCTATTCCCACCACAAAGCACACGGCCGCAGCAAGCACCTGTCCGGCTCCAATGTGAGCTTCAGCAGGGACACAGAGGGTGGTGGTGAAGAAGAGCCCAGCaag ACCCAGCCTGGGCTGGAGGGCGAGCCCTACGAAGCAGAGGACTTTGTGTGCGACTACCACTTGGAGATGCTTAGCCTGTCTCAGGACCAGCAGAACCCCTCCTGCATTCAGTTCGATGACTCCAACTGGCAGCTCCACCTTACCTCCCTCAAGCCCCTAGGCCTCAACGTGCTGCTGAACTTGTGCAACGCCAGTGTCACGGAGCGGCTGTGCCGGTTCTCGGACCACCTGTGCAACATTGCCCTGCAGGAGAGCCACAGCGCCGTGCTGCCCGTGCACGTGCCCTGGGGCCTCTGCGAGCTCGCCCGCCTCATTG GCTTCACTCCTGGGGCCAAGGAGCTCTTCAAGCAGGAGAACCACTTGGCACTCTACCGCCTCCCCAGTGCTGAGATGGTGAAGGAGACCTCACTGGGGAGGCTCTCCTGTGTCACCAAGCGGCGCCCCCCCCTCAGCCACATGATCAGCCTCTTCATCAAGGACACCACCACCA GCACAGAACAGATGCTGTCCCACGGCACAGCTGACGTGGTCTTGGAGGCCTGCACAGACTTCTGGGATGGAGCTGACATCTACCCTCTTTCGGGTTCTGACAG GAAGAAAGTGCTGGATTTCTACCAGCGAGCCTGCCTGTCTGGTTACTGCTCTGCCTTCGCCTACAAGCCCATGAGCTGCGCCCTCTCCTCTCAGCTCAATGGCAAGTGCATCGAGCTGGTGCAGGCGCCTGGCCAGAGCAGCATCTTCACCATGTGCGAGCTTCCCAGCACCGTCCCCATCAAGCTGAGCACCCGCCGCAACAGCTGGAGCTCTGATG AAGGGATCGGGGAGGTGCTGGAGAAGGAAGACTGCATGCAGGCCCTGAGCGGCCAGATCTTCATGGGCATGGTGTCCTCCCAGTACCAGGCCCGGCTGGACATCGTGCGCCTCATTGACGGGCTGGTCAATGCCTGCATCCGCTTCGTCTACTTCTCTTTGGAGGATGAGCTCAAAAGCAAG GTGTTTGCAGAAAAGATGGGCCTGGAGACGGGCTGGAACTGCCACATCTCCCTCACACCGAATGGTGACATGCCTGGCTCTGAGATCCCCCCATCCAGCCCCAGCCATGCTGGCTCCCTGCATGATGACCTGAATCAGG TTTCCCGAGATGATGCAGAAGGGCTCCTCCTGATGGAAGAGGAAGGTCACTCAGACCTCATTAGCTTCCAGCCTACGGACAGCGACCTCCCCAGCTTCCTGGAGGACTGCAACCGG GCCAAGCTGCCCCGGGGCATCCACCAGGTGCGGCCCCACCTGCAGAACATTGACAATGTGCCCTTGCTTGTGCCTCTCTTCACAGACTGTACCCCCGAGA CCATGTGCGAGATGATCAAGATCATGCAGGAGTACGGGGAGGTGACCTGCTGCCTGGGTAGCTCTGCCAACCTGCGGAACAGCTGCCTTTTCCTCCAGAGTGACATCAG CATTGCCCTGGACCCCCTGTATCCGTCCCGCTGCTCCTGGGAGACCTTTGGCTACGCCACAAGCACCAGCATGGCCCAGGCCTCGGACGGCCTTTCTCCCCTGCACCTCTCGGGACAGCTCAAcagcctgccctgctctctgaCCTTTCGCCAAGAGGAGACCATCAGCATCATCCGGCTCATCGAGCAG GCTCGGCACGCCACCTACGGCATTCGCAAGtgcttcctcttcctgctgcaATGCCAGTTGACTCTTGTGGTCATCCAG TTCCTCTCTTGCCTAGTCCAGCTGCCACCACTCCTGAGTACCACTGACATCCTGTGGCTGTCCTGCTTTTGCTACCCTCTGCTCAG CATCTCTCTGCTGGGGAAGCCCCCGCATAGCTCCATCATGTCTATGGCAACAGGGAAAAATCTTCAGTCCATTCCTAAGAAG ACCCAGCATTACTTCCTGCTCTGCTTCTTGCTCAAGTTCAGCCTCACCATCAGCTCGTGCCTTATCTGCTTTGGCTTCACACTGCAGAGCTTCTGTGACAGCTCCCGGGCCCGCAACCTTACCAACTGCTCCTCCATCATGCTGCCCAG CCGTGCCGACACAGCTCCAGCCTGGTTTGATGACTTTGCCAATGGGCTGCTGACAGCTCAGAAACTCGCCGCTGCCCTGACTGTCCTGCACACCG TCTTCATTTCTATCACCCATGTGCATCGCACCAAGCCCCTGTGGAGAAAGAGCCCCTTGACGAATCTCTGGTGGGCTGTGACAGTGCCCGTGGT GCTGCTGGGGCAGGTGGTCCAGACGGCGGTGGACCTGCAGCTATGGACGCACAGGGATAGCCGCATCCACTTTGGCCTGGAGGATGTACCTCTGCTGACTTGGCTCTTAGGCTGCCTCTCCCTGGTCCTTGTGGTGGTCACCAATGAGATCGTAAAACTGCATGAAATTCG AGTCCGGGTCCGCTACCAGAAGCGACAGAAGCTGCAGTTTGAAACCAAGCTGGGCATGAATTCTCCTTTCTGA